In the Colletotrichum lupini chromosome 1, complete sequence genome, one interval contains:
- a CDS encoding FAD monooxygenase — MRSIRFQVRKNPGALRYQTIIRGIASSIGHTGGGSAQGTAHSSAVDLIMGSIPRETLETEVDLAIIGGGPTGLLTGYLAEQLGVKVCIIDSKNAPLELGRADALNARTQQALEVVGILDDLISQGITCNTSSTFADGEFKSRQSQWWTGLEHCFRKNFLMIGQPAVEKVLAERLKTPVCFGEVVTSISEDKNGVVTTTNKGRVIRSKYAVGADGARSTVRNTLGITFTGTKPEMIWAVLDTFIDTSFPVCSEIITFQLNGQSRVSWIPRERGMARFYILLDGEITQEKAENSIREHMAPHRVDFKKTEWFSTFDVKERIASTFVSQNGGGRIILAGDAAHVHSVNGGQGLNTGIADAFALSWRLAQAITNDKLSPDAADKLIRSYDIERRTVAQGVIDVAAKLVRDTVRTAKEYVSTIEKNAGYITGMGVSYDGTGSPLIQEAPSQGIWTAGRRCPDVFLTPASGEEPKRLYDLVAGKYGKHLVLKIGRQSNGPALGDGLQDLARLFTVAPHNAETPRTTAVNEDSSSPETSFSAEWAKDDDDFTVVVRPDMYIGYVGLGGDGWKDYLSYLTQ; from the exons ATGCGTAGCATTCGATTCCAGGTCAGGAAGAACCCCGGCGCGCTCCGATATCAGACGATTATCCGCGGTATTGCTTCGAGCATCGGTCACACCGGAGGGGGCTCGGCTCAAGGCACGGCGCACTCTTCGGCCGTCGACC TAATCATGGGCTCTATTCCTCGCGAGACTCTTGAAACCGAGGTCGATCTGGCCATCATTGGCG GCGGGCCAACTGGTCTTCTCACCGGCTACCTCGCAGAGCAGCTTGGTGTGAAGGTATGCATTATTG ACAGCAAGAATGCGCCTCTTGAATTGGGCAGAGCCGATGCACTCAACGCTCGTACCCAACAAGCTCTTGAAGTCGTTGGCATCCTTGACGACCTTATCTCACAAGGCATCACCTGCAATA CGAGTTCAACCTTTGCGGATGGTGAATTCAAGTCGCGCCAAAGCCAATGGTGGACTGGTCTTGAGCACTGCTTCCGCAAGAACTTCCTGATGATTGGCCAGCCCGCTGTCGAGAAGGTCCTTGCAGAGAGACTCAAGACGCCCGTCTGCTTTGGCGAAGTCGTCACTTCTATCTCAGAGGACAAGAACGGCGTGGTGACGACAACAAACAAGGGGCGAGTGATCCGCAGCAAGTATGCGGTGGGAGCCGATGGCGCTCGCTCCACAGTCCGCAACACGCTGGGAATCACCTTCACCGGGACCAAGCCCGAGATGATCTGGGCCGTTTTGGACACTTTCATTGACACGTCGTTCCCCGTCTGCTCCGAGATCATTACGTTTCAGCTAAACGGCCAGAGCCGAGTCTCGTGGATCCCCCGGGAGCGTGGCATGGCCAGATTCTACATCCTGCTTGATGGCGAGATCACGCAGGAGAAGGCCGAGAATTCCATCCGCGAGCACATGGCTCCTCACCGAGTGGACTTCAAGAAGACGGAGTGGTTCAGCACGTTTGATG TCAAGGAGCGTATTGCATCGACATTCGTCTCTCAGAACGGAGGCGGCCGCATTATCTTGGCAGGTGATGCAGCGCACGTTCACTCGGTGAACGGTGGCCAAGGCCTCAACACCGGTATTGCCGACGCGTTTGCGCTATCATGGAGGCTGGCACAAGCCATCACAAACGACAAGCTCAGCCCTGACGCGGCTGATAAGCTGATCAGGAGCTACGACATTGAGCGGCGCACCGTTGCCCAGGGCGTCATCGACGTTGCAGCGAAGCTTGTCAGAGACACAGTTCGAACGGCAAAGGAGTACGTCTCCACAATCGAGAAAAACGCTGGGTACATCACAG GCATGGGCGTGTCTTACGATGGCACTGGCTCCCCCCTGATCCAAGAGGCCCCCAGCCAGGGCATCTGGACCGCCGGCCGGCGCTGTCCGGATGTCTTCCTGACGCCAGCATCCGGAGAAGAGCCGAAGCGCTTGTATGATCTTGTCGCTGGCAAGTATGGCAAGCATTTGGTGCTGAAGATTGGACGACAGTCGAATGGTCCCGCCTTGGGAGATGGTCTCCAGGATTTGGCCAGACTCTTCACCGTCGCCCCCCACAATGCGGAGACTCCTCGTACGACCGCTGTGAATGAAGATTCTTCATCGCCAGAAACGTCCTTCTCAGCCGAGTGGGCGAAGGACGATGACGACTTCACCGTTGTCGTCAGACCCGACATGTACATTGGCTACGTCGGTCTCGGAGGAGATGGGTGGAAGGATTACCTGTCGTACCTGACTCAGTAA
- a CDS encoding major facilitator superfamily transporter, giving the protein MSERPAEQALYLSLIHSFRRRRWMISRSVNQAGLDNESVRPTPQPQSSPPIEERTARHTIPVVASPPPAALAITAVDTTQPIRIERTMEYTSDKEKPYGPGEDPMQKLDEESGSDGIDEFKSPPPSPTKPTGPPNGGLKAWMQVLGSFFIYFNTWGLVASFGTFQVYYEGHLLKEHSSFAISTIGSLQSFLMVFLGLFAGPIFDLGYAKQLLWVGTTLIVTGSILQSLSHNLWQLLLTQGLCVGIGQGSLAVLGVAILSPWFTTKLPMATGIAAAGSGVGGLVLPILFRSIQPEIGFRWTVRTMALIALTTLSISIVTMEPPKPSAFRRPLIDRTAFKDAPYLLFVAACCLVFLGMYTPFVYIPGYALARHAVSTEIDKYLLAILNGASIVGRTVPILFTAQLGRMNMLIVAVAALSISAFCLSAVTHTPALLVTVIFYGTSSGAFFSLQPATFSLLTEDKKYIGTRLGMAYAVMSVALLLGSPVGGALVRSVGYISAWIWAGVTLGLGSITIACSRGMATKWDWKKTL; this is encoded by the exons ATGTCAGAAAGGCCTGCTGAGCAAGCTCTTTACCTATCGTTAATTCATTCatttcgtcgtcgtcgctggATGATCTCTCGCTCTGTTAATCAAGCCGGCCTTGACAACGAATCAGTACGACCAACGCCACAGCCGCAGTCAAGTCCACCAATCGAGGAAAGGACCGCACGACATACCATCCCGGTAGTTGCATCACCGCCGCCTGCAGCGCTAGCAATAACCGCGGTCGATACTACCCAACCTATTCGTATTGAGAGAACCATGGAGTACACATCCGATAAAGAAAAGCCCTACGGGCCGGGCGAAGACCCAATGCAGAAGCTCGATGAAGAGAGCGGTAGCGATGGTATTGATGAGTTCAAGTcaccgccgccgtcgcccaCTAAGCCGACGGGGCCCCCGAATGGAGGCTTGAAAGCCTGGATGCAAGTTCTTGGCTCGTTTTTCATTTATTTCAACACGTGGG GACTTGTTGCCAGTTTCGGTACCTTCCAGGTCTACTATGAGGGTCACCTCCTGAAGGAACACAGCTCTTTCGCTATTTCCACAATTGGCTCGTTGCAAAGTTTCTTGATGGTGTTTCTGGGCCTCTTTGCCGGCCCCATCTTTGATTTGGGATACGCCAAGCAACTTCTCTGGGTGGGAACCACATTGATCGTCACCGGGTCTATCCTCCAGAGTCTCAGCCACAATCTTTGGCAACTCTTGTTAACACAAGGTCTCTGTGTCGGCATTGGACAGGGAAGTTTAGCTGTGCTGGGAGTTGCTATCTTATCGCCGTGGTTCACGACTAAGCTACCCATGGCAACCGGCATTGCAGCGGCTGGAAGCGGTGTTGGCGG CCTGGTATTGCCGATTCTTTTCAGATCGATACAGCCAGAAATTGGCTTCCGCTGGACTGTGCGCACCATGGCGCTGATCGCGCTCACAACCCTTAGCATTTCCATCGTGACCATGGAACCGCCTAAACCTTCAGCTTTCAGAAGACCCTTGATTGACCGCACTGCCTTCAAAGACGCCCCGTATCTACTTTTCGTGGCCGCCTGCTGCCTCGTGTTCCTTGGCATGTACACTCCGTTCGTCTACATTCCGGGATACGCGTTGGCAAGGCATGCTGTCAGCACAGAGATCGACAAGTATCTGCTTGCGATCCTCAACGGCGCATCCATTGTCGGCCGCACCGTACCAATCTTATTCACCGCTCAACTCGGTCGAATGAACATGCTCATCGTCGCAGTAGCGGCCTTATCCATCTCGGCATTCTGTCTCTCGGCAGTCACCCACACTCCTGCGTTGTTGGTGACGGTCATCTTTTACGGAACCAGCAGCGGAGCATTCTTCTCTCTGCAGCCGGCTACATTTTCTCTTCTCACGGAGGACAAGAAGTACATCGGAACCAGACTTGGTATGGCTTATGCCGTAATGTCTGTTGCTCTGTTGCTAGGTTCTCCCGTTGGCGGCGCACTCGTACGCTCTGTAGGCTACATTAGCGCCTGGATCTGGGCAGGAGTGACCCTCGGGCTGGGTAGCATCACAATCGCATGTTCGCGAGGCATGGCAACTAAGTGGGATTGGAAGAAAACGCTTTAG